Proteins from a single region of Acidovorax sp. NCPPB 3576:
- a CDS encoding MerR family transcriptional regulator — translation MGTPLPPIPAKRYFTIGEVAALCGVKPHVLRYWEQEFTQLRPMKRRGNRRYYQHHEVLMIRRIRDLLYEQGFTISGARNRLQEVDSQPSELNSHSSFAMQTVAGAGLASSSTALPSVSILDAQDLRRELFEIRALLSLS, via the coding sequence ATGGGTACACCGCTTCCTCCCATTCCGGCCAAACGGTATTTCACCATTGGGGAGGTGGCCGCGTTGTGTGGCGTGAAACCCCATGTTTTGCGCTATTGGGAGCAAGAGTTCACCCAGCTTCGCCCGATGAAGCGCCGGGGGAACCGTCGCTACTATCAGCATCATGAAGTGCTCATGATTCGCCGGATCCGAGACCTGCTGTACGAGCAAGGTTTCACGATCAGCGGTGCGCGCAACCGGCTACAGGAGGTCGATTCCCAGCCTTCCGAGTTGAATAGTCACTCTTCTTTTGCTATGCAGACGGTAGCTGGGGCAGGCTTGGCTAGTTCCTCAACGGCGCTACCTTCGGTCTCCATCTTGGATGCGCAGGACCTGCGGCGGGAATTATTTGAAATTCGTGCACTGCTTTCTTTGAGCTAA